The following is a genomic window from Syntrophobacterales bacterium.
TTATCGGCCAGGCGCTCTTCAATCGCATTTACCGGACAGACGCTCATGCATTCGCCACAGGAAATGCAGCGTGACTGCAAACTGGTATCCAGCATAACCGGTCTGATGACCGAGCGCGCGCCAGCGACGGTCATGGTGATGGCGCCTAATCCGCGAATCTCGGCGCAGGCCTTCACGCATCTTCCGCAGAGAATGCAGCGGCTCGGATGGTAGTCCAGGATGGGCGTTGAAAACGGCTTCCAGGGATTGCTTTCCGTTTGGATGCGATACTCGCCGATATCGAACTCGGAGAGATCGTACTCGTAAGCCAGACCCCGCAGCTCGCAGTTGCCGCTCAGGGGGCAGGATGGACAGTTAAGGGGGTGGTTGGCGAGGATCATCTTGATCACCTCGCGGCGGAGATTGAAAAGCCTTTCCGAACGCGTCCGGACCGCCATTCCCTCGATGACCGGCGTGTTGCAGGCCGTAGCGAGCCGGTCAAAACCCTCAATTTGAACGACGCACACCCGGCAGGAGCCTATCGGTTCAAGCGCCGGATGGTGGCACAGGGTAGGTATCCGCGCGCCGGCTTTTTTCGCGGCGTCAAGAATTGTCGAGCCTTCCGGAACGGAGACAGGCAAGCCGTCGATGCTAATCGTGATGTTTTTTTTGTCTATGGCAGATATTGTCGTCATTTTCACTCTTCCGTCACGAACATGGCCACCCGGTAGCAGCGGAGACACCTCTGCGCCTCATGAATCGCCTCTTCGGGATTGTAGCCCTGTTCAATTTCATTAAAGTCGCCGATACGATCTGCAACCGTTCTCTGATCGAGATCGCAGCGGATTTCATCACCGACCCGATCCACCGGCGATACAGGCAGGTCCATCGCCTTGATCATCCGGTATAACAGCTCGCTTTCCGGCAGTCGCATCTTTTCTCCGCGGAGATAGAGAGCGATAACTTGCGCAGCATGGATGCCATTGCCCATGGCGTCGATCAGCGCTTTAGGCCCCGTCACGCAGTCGCCCGAGGAGAATATCCCGTCCTGGGAGCTCATCAGTGTATCGTTATCGATCTCGACTGTACCCCATTTCGTTGCTTTAACAGGGAACTCAACGCTGGAAAAGGAAAAGTCCGTTGCCTGACCGATTGCCGGAATTACCACATCGCAGGCAAGCAGAAATTCAGAGCCGGCAACCTCTACCGGTCGTCTTCGCCCGGAGGCATCCGGCTCGCCCAGGGCCATTTTGACGCAATTCATCCCGGTTACTTTCCCTTCACTGATTTCCAACCGAAGAGGATGGGTGAGAAAATGAAACTCCACCCCTTCCAGTTTCGCATCCCTGATCTCCTCGTGGTCCGCCGGCATCTCCTTTTCGGTGCGCCGATAAACGACGCTGACCCGGGGATATCCGAGCCGCACCGCGCTGCGGGCGCAGTCCATCGCCACATTGCCGCCGCCGACCACCACCACATGCCTTCCCTCAGGGGGGATGAACTTGCCCTGGGGATGCAGTGTATTCATATCCCGGAGGAATTCGACGCCGGAAACCAGCCCGACCGGCTTTAAATCCTCACCCGCCATGCCGACATCCTTGCTCCCATGGGCGCCGATGGCGATCAGCACCGCGTCGTATTCGGAGCGAAGCTCTTTGAGGGTGATATCCCTGCCGATTCGAACGCCATAGCTGAATTCCACACCCTCGCCGGCAATCCGCTTCACCTCCGTATTGATGACGTCGCGGGGAAGCCGATAGTCAGGGATGCCGACTGCGCTCATTCCGCCTGGTTCATTCAGGGCTTCGAACACCCGGACGCTGTAGCCATTTCTCCTCAGAAAAAACGCTGCGGTCAAACCCGCCGGTCCGGCGCCGATGATAGCCACCTTTTTATCGGAGGTCAGGGGAAGGGGGACGACCTGGGTAATTTTGGTTACCGCATTGGAATAGACCTGATCGCTGGCAAAGCGTTTGAGGGATTTTATCGAGACGGCAGAATCCAATTCCGCGCGACGGCAGACGGACTCGCATGGTTTGACGCAGACCCGACCGCAGATTCCGGCAAGCGGATTTTTACGGACGATGATGCTTAAGCTCTCGAAGTAGTTCCCGCTCCGGATCGCATCCACATAGCGAGGCACGTCAAGATGGGCCGGGCATGTCTCGATGCAGGGGGCGGTGGCCATGGCATGATACACCCCGCGAGCCAAGGGACGCCGTTCGCGGATCGCCTGTTCGAAAACTTCAGGCATGACCTCCATGGCCTTGAGCAGGGCGTTCATCGATGTATGCCCAAGTTCGCACATCGATGTATCGCGGATGACCATTGCCATTTTCCGGATTTCGTCAAGGTCGTTCTGAGAACCGAAGCCATTGGCGATGGCGCCGAGCCTGTCGGCTACAACCTGCGTGCCGACACGACACGGGGTGCAATAGCCGCAGCTTTCGTCCTGAACCTTCTGGACATAAGCCCGCAGCATGTCAACTACGGGTGCTTCGCGGTCAAAAATAAAAAAGCCGTCCCAGCCGATAAACGCCCTGAGACGGTTTTCTTTCAGCAGCTTATCGACATCTGAATATGAGTCCTCTATATCAGCTTGAGAAATATTCCTATTGTCGGTGAGTTTATCCTGCCAGGAGCCGATGATCACTTTAGCCACAGCTTGTCCTCACTAATGAAAAAATATGCTTCGTAAAAAGCGGGGCGTTTATAGACCAAAAAAAGAAAAGTAACAACAAAAAAATTTGCTGTTCCCGGGGAAAGATTACCAGATCTCTCTTTCAAGGATTCTGGCGATGGACATCATCTGTTTCTCATTAAGTTTGCTGACATTCTCTTCAATCCAGCGCAAATCACCGCGGGCAATCGCGCTTTTCGCCTCGTTGCTGATGTTGTAGTCTTTCAGGGCGTCGGAACCTTCCATATATAGACGGTCGAAAAAATCCGGGTCGTCCACTGTTCGTTCAAGGATCTGGAGCACGAGCGTTTCCCGGATGGCCTTTTTAGGGTTAAGTTTGCCAAGAGCGTCAAAAACCGTATTGCTGAACTCCTTGGGGGTAAAGGGTTTGGGGATGTAATCGTAAGCGCCAAGCTTCATTACGTCGCGCGCCGTGCCCATCGATGGATAACCGGTGATCACAATTACGGTGAGCGTCGGATTGTCTTTGCGCAGCCGGCGGATAACCTCAACGCCGTTGAGTTCCGGCATCATGATATCGGTGACAAACAAATCGACGTCGCCCCGGCCGGCTATATCGAAACATTCCTGTACGGAGGTTGTCGTAATCACGTCCAAGCCCGTGCCAGAGAGGATATCCTTGCACGTTTTCAGGATCACCGCCTCGTCGTCCAGAATTAAAACCCTTTTGCCTTTTTCCTGCATTTTATCCATTGTTCTCTCCTTTTTGCAATATGATCAAGCCGCCTCAACCCGGACGGCGCAGACCTTGAATTCCGGGATCTTTCCGATCGGATCAAGCGCCGGGTTGGTCAGCATATTAACAGCAGTTTCGTGAAAATGAAAGTTCATAAAGATCGTCCCCTGAGCGGAGCGGTTGGTGAGTTTGGCCTTGACCCGCACCCTGCCCCGGCGGGAGGTTACCGTTACCATCTGTCCGTTCGCTATCCCCATGCCATCCGCATCGGTGGGGTTGATCTCCACGAGGGACTCGGGGCAGAGTTCTTCACTTCCCGCGGAGCGCCGCGTCATGGTGCCGGTATGGTACTGATAGAGGACACGACCGGTGGAAAGGATAAGGGGATAGTCCTGATCCGGCAATTCCGCCGGGGGAATGTATTCTACGGCATGAAAGAGACCAAGCCCCCGGCTGAATCCGTCCTTGTGGAGGAAACGGGTGCCGGGGTGATCCTCGCTGGGACAGGGCCATTGCAGGCCCTCTTCTTCAATGCGGGCGTAGGTAATTCCGCCATAAATCGGGGCGACTGAGTTGATCTCCCCCATGATGGCGCCAGACGATTGGTAAGGCATCGGATAGCCCATCTTTGTTGCGATGGCCGCAATGATCTCCCCGTCCGCCTTGGCCTGCCCCGGAG
Proteins encoded in this region:
- a CDS encoding FAD-dependent oxidoreductase yields the protein MAKVIIGSWQDKLTDNRNISQADIEDSYSDVDKLLKENRLRAFIGWDGFFIFDREAPVVDMLRAYVQKVQDESCGYCTPCRVGTQVVADRLGAIANGFGSQNDLDEIRKMAMVIRDTSMCELGHTSMNALLKAMEVMPEVFEQAIRERRPLARGVYHAMATAPCIETCPAHLDVPRYVDAIRSGNYFESLSIIVRKNPLAGICGRVCVKPCESVCRRAELDSAVSIKSLKRFASDQVYSNAVTKITQVVPLPLTSDKKVAIIGAGPAGLTAAFFLRRNGYSVRVFEALNEPGGMSAVGIPDYRLPRDVINTEVKRIAGEGVEFSYGVRIGRDITLKELRSEYDAVLIAIGAHGSKDVGMAGEDLKPVGLVSGVEFLRDMNTLHPQGKFIPPEGRHVVVVGGGNVAMDCARSAVRLGYPRVSVVYRRTEKEMPADHEEIRDAKLEGVEFHFLTHPLRLEISEGKVTGMNCVKMALGEPDASGRRRPVEVAGSEFLLACDVVIPAIGQATDFSFSSVEFPVKATKWGTVEIDNDTLMSSQDGIFSSGDCVTGPKALIDAMGNGIHAAQVIALYLRGEKMRLPESELLYRMIKAMDLPVSPVDRVGDEIRCDLDQRTVADRIGDFNEIEQGYNPEEAIHEAQRCLRCYRVAMFVTEE
- a CDS encoding response regulator codes for the protein MDKMQEKGKRVLILDDEAVILKTCKDILSGTGLDVITTTSVQECFDIAGRGDVDLFVTDIMMPELNGVEVIRRLRKDNPTLTVIVITGYPSMGTARDVMKLGAYDYIPKPFTPKEFSNTVFDALGKLNPKKAIRETLVLQILERTVDDPDFFDRLYMEGSDALKDYNISNEAKSAIARGDLRWIEENVSKLNEKQMMSIARILEREIW